A stretch of Treponema vincentii F0403 DNA encodes these proteins:
- a CDS encoding CD3072 family TudS-related putative desulfidase, with protein MKDIVLLSHCLLNPFSKVNNNKEPDDVSALIEWLMKNKIGIIQLKCPETEMYGLKRWGHVREQFDTPHYRHVSRTLISQTIDEVKEYIRNGYKLSAVIGIDGSPSCGVHCSCSSKRWGGEISIIQDLKEVKQIDYCNLPGIFMEELQMQLEQNGIHTAFLAYKGKALDALIKEAELLIRSV; from the coding sequence ATGAAAGATATTGTACTATTGAGTCATTGTCTTTTAAATCCGTTCAGTAAAGTGAACAACAATAAAGAACCGGATGACGTGAGCGCTTTAATTGAATGGCTGATGAAAAACAAAATCGGCATTATTCAATTAAAGTGCCCCGAAACGGAGATGTACGGCCTTAAAAGATGGGGGCATGTTCGGGAACAATTCGATACGCCGCATTACCGGCATGTTTCCCGAACACTCATTTCCCAAACTATCGATGAAGTAAAAGAGTATATCCGAAACGGCTATAAACTTTCGGCCGTTATCGGAATAGACGGAAGCCCCAGCTGCGGTGTGCATTGTTCATGCAGTTCAAAGCGTTGGGGCGGTGAAATTTCAATCATCCAAGATTTGAAAGAAGTAAAACAAATCGACTATTGCAACCTGCCCGGCATTTTTATGGAAGAACTGCAAATGCAGCTGGAACAAAACGGCATACACACCGCTTTCTTGGCTTATAAAGGCAAAGCGCTCGATGCCTTAATTAAAGAAGCGGAGTTATTGATACGCTCCGTCTAA
- a CDS encoding ABC transporter substrate-binding protein, which produces MKKQMFHFSVIGILIVSICILVTACSGKEKTETSGTETAALQSGKAVYVPKEKQVLEFWHAMAGENGTTLEALVKKFNETHTNIEVVPVFQGHYRELFEKLNGAAQAHTLPALSMIYCNRLTAYVMNDLVEDLNPRIEDATYGFDPAVWNDIPVGLRDNGMWDGIHRSLPFNKGAYFMYYNEDALKEKNIAVPTTWDELRGAARQLTGNGAVGLVFNKSVGIDFSFWVEQAGGHIYDEATETVLIDTPEVKEAYKFIVSMIQENIAKIEFEEGYITGPISRREAFIGFASSSNIPQIKEACKATGVNWKVAELPRGKKAAALFSGTDITMFNTIPEETKRAAFEFMKYWFETDTQIVWGKGSGYLPLTNAASQSKEFQEFLATEDPSKQVAANMFPYAYQDPKGLNGYAIHANMQKALEEIVAGKKTIDQALKDAQMQATKEIEEAKNNFRKQ; this is translated from the coding sequence ATGAAAAAGCAAATGTTTCATTTTTCTGTAATTGGGATATTGATTGTATCAATATGTATTTTAGTCACCGCTTGTTCGGGTAAAGAGAAAACCGAAACGTCCGGCACGGAGACTGCTGCTCTGCAATCGGGCAAGGCGGTGTATGTTCCTAAGGAAAAACAAGTTTTGGAATTTTGGCATGCAATGGCCGGAGAAAACGGTACAACGCTTGAAGCGCTGGTAAAAAAATTTAACGAAACGCATACCAATATCGAAGTCGTTCCGGTGTTTCAAGGTCATTACAGAGAATTATTTGAAAAGCTCAATGGGGCAGCGCAAGCGCACACCCTTCCGGCATTGTCTATGATTTATTGCAATAGATTAACCGCATACGTGATGAACGATCTGGTTGAAGATTTAAACCCTCGTATTGAAGATGCAACCTACGGTTTTGATCCTGCCGTTTGGAATGATATCCCTGTCGGTTTGCGTGATAACGGTATGTGGGACGGAATACACCGCTCATTACCGTTTAATAAAGGCGCATATTTTATGTATTATAATGAAGATGCGTTAAAAGAAAAGAATATTGCCGTCCCCACTACATGGGATGAATTAAGAGGAGCTGCCCGGCAATTAACGGGTAACGGTGCTGTCGGCTTAGTATTTAACAAAAGCGTCGGTATTGATTTTAGCTTCTGGGTAGAACAGGCAGGCGGCCATATCTATGACGAAGCAACCGAAACAGTGCTGATCGATACTCCTGAGGTAAAGGAAGCATATAAATTTATTGTATCGATGATTCAAGAGAATATTGCAAAAATAGAATTTGAGGAAGGCTATATAACAGGTCCGATTTCCAGACGCGAAGCGTTTATCGGTTTTGCATCTTCTTCAAATATTCCGCAAATAAAAGAGGCGTGCAAAGCCACCGGTGTTAACTGGAAGGTAGCGGAATTGCCGCGCGGAAAGAAAGCGGCTGCCTTATTTTCCGGTACGGATATAACAATGTTCAACACAATTCCTGAAGAAACAAAACGGGCAGCGTTTGAATTTATGAAATACTGGTTTGAAACCGATACGCAGATTGTATGGGGAAAGGGAAGCGGATATTTACCGTTGACCAATGCAGCGTCGCAGTCAAAAGAATTCCAAGAATTCCTTGCTACGGAAGACCCGAGTAAACAGGTCGCTGCTAATATGTTCCCTTATGCGTATCAAGACCCCAAAGGGTTAAACGGTTATGCAATCCATGCAAATATGCAAAAAGCGTTAGAAGAAATCGTTGCAGGAAAAAAGACGATCGATCAAGCTTTAAAAGATGCGCAGATGCAAGCGACAAAAGAAATTGAAGAGGCAAAAAATAATTTCCGGAAGCAATAA
- a CDS encoding carbohydrate ABC transporter permease, which produces MPFVWMLVTSLSDGAAIYKLPPQFILRKYHFENYAFVFGKIPFKTYFLNSVLVSFAVTVGTLLTTIPAAFAFTYLKFKGRDFLFVVIISTMMIPSEILLAPNFVLLTRLKLINTLPALYIPWIASAFSIFMLRQYFLDIPKELYQSAKVDGCSDFKYLWKVAVPYSKPALISIALLRIINSWNEFLWPLLMINRPSKRTLPVGLTTFMTEAGPNYNYLMAYSAMVIVPVIIVYIILQKHLIEGFCKNGIKG; this is translated from the coding sequence ATGCCGTTTGTATGGATGCTTGTTACATCATTAAGCGACGGAGCGGCAATTTATAAACTGCCGCCGCAATTTATTTTGCGGAAATATCATTTTGAAAATTATGCGTTTGTATTCGGAAAGATACCGTTTAAAACCTATTTTTTAAACAGCGTACTTGTTTCCTTTGCCGTAACGGTGGGAACGTTACTCACTACTATTCCGGCGGCATTTGCTTTTACGTACCTAAAATTTAAAGGACGCGATTTTTTATTCGTCGTTATCATCTCCACGATGATGATTCCCAGCGAAATATTGTTAGCGCCGAACTTCGTTTTACTGACACGGCTTAAACTAATCAATACGCTCCCTGCATTATATATTCCGTGGATAGCTTCGGCCTTTTCTATTTTTATGCTCCGGCAATACTTTCTGGATATTCCGAAAGAACTGTATCAGTCGGCAAAGGTGGACGGTTGCAGCGATTTTAAATATTTATGGAAGGTTGCCGTGCCATACTCAAAACCTGCTTTGATAAGTATCGCACTCTTGCGTATTATCAATAGTTGGAACGAATTCTTATGGCCGCTGTTGATGATAAACAGACCGAGTAAAAGAACGCTGCCGGTCGGTTTAACAACCTTTATGACGGAAGCGGGACCGAACTATAATTATTTAATGGCATATTCGGCAATGGTCATTGTCCCTGTTATTATTGTGTATATAATTTTACAAAAGCATTTAATCGAAGGCTTTTGTAAAAACGGTATAAAAGGTTAA
- a CDS encoding ABC transporter ATP-binding protein produces the protein MNITLEHLHKSFEDKKAVIKDINLEIDSGTLISLLGPSGCGKTTVLNIIAGLIKQSEGTVYFDGKNMNNIPVEKRNIGMVFQNYALYPHLSAFDNLAFPLQMQKLNKTEIKARVHKTAAFLEIDKLLHKKPAVLSGGEQQRVAIGRALVKEPAVLLMDEPLSNLDKKLRIQTREEIRRIQQELKITTIFVTHDQEEASAISDKIVLLHNGEIAQYGTSYELYHNPANLFTAKFIGAIDINILEAVKKDSAYFIPSLNVHLSMSEEVISGSSEPLYIAIRPEDIAIVKEDPDITAKIVMIENLGKDTIATMEYNNNNFKIYIPTNGLYVTGGFLGLRFNRDRIFIFDKSGNRLINSK, from the coding sequence TTGAACATTACACTAGAGCACCTGCATAAAAGTTTCGAGGACAAGAAGGCTGTCATTAAAGATATCAATTTGGAAATTGACAGCGGTACGCTTATTTCCCTTTTAGGGCCGAGCGGATGCGGAAAAACAACCGTCTTAAATATTATCGCAGGCCTCATAAAACAATCCGAAGGAACCGTTTATTTTGACGGTAAAAATATGAATAACATTCCTGTGGAGAAAAGAAACATCGGTATGGTTTTTCAAAACTATGCGTTGTACCCTCATTTATCCGCTTTTGATAATTTGGCCTTTCCTCTGCAAATGCAAAAATTGAATAAAACCGAAATTAAAGCGCGAGTACATAAAACTGCGGCATTCTTGGAAATAGACAAACTTTTACACAAAAAACCGGCAGTTCTTTCCGGCGGCGAGCAGCAACGGGTAGCCATAGGCAGAGCACTCGTTAAAGAACCTGCCGTATTGCTGATGGATGAGCCGTTATCGAATCTGGATAAAAAACTTAGAATCCAAACCCGCGAGGAAATACGAAGAATACAACAAGAACTTAAAATTACGACTATTTTTGTCACTCATGATCAAGAAGAAGCTTCGGCAATTTCGGATAAAATTGTACTGCTCCATAACGGTGAAATTGCGCAATACGGTACCTCGTATGAGTTATATCATAATCCTGCAAACTTATTTACTGCAAAATTTATCGGAGCAATCGACATCAATATTCTTGAAGCGGTTAAAAAAGATTCAGCCTATTTTATACCTTCTCTTAATGTGCACCTTTCCATGTCAGAAGAAGTTATATCCGGCAGCAGCGAGCCGCTCTATATTGCAATACGTCCGGAGGATATCGCTATCGTAAAAGAAGACCCCGATATTACGGCAAAAATTGTTATGATTGAAAACTTGGGAAAAGACACCATTGCAACAATGGAATACAATAACAATAATTTTAAAATATATATCCCAACCAACGGATTATATGTGACAGGAGGTTTTCTCGGTTTACGATTTAATAGGGATCGGATATTCATATTCGATAAGAGTGGTAACCGGCTCATCAATTCTAAATAA
- a CDS encoding M23 family metallopeptidase, which produces MTDMHKRFLYGFIICIVYIAAAAAQLSAVETVLFQEQAYSGSITYNEKAQPGDAVFARLSIKLSPTVRNGALQNPAAVLQFFNGKKNIASAQFFLTNPKSSNSQKLAAGTADMLAGIPLSTWLSDKDTYLLKVIISAAGAPEKEVLLPLAIPEKQFISERIPLDARNTGIRRDTSPERAAQIEKLNNILAAVTPQDVYALKPFTLPVESKRITSGFGDRRIFEYTDKTTSISLHYGIDYGVPTGTPVHACAAGKVMLAESRISTGWSVVIEHLPGLYSLYYHLDSLNVHEGQYVKQGEKLGRSGATGLATGPHLHWEIRLNMEAVNPEFFLKDFSF; this is translated from the coding sequence ATGACAGATATGCATAAAAGATTTTTGTACGGGTTCATTATTTGCATTGTGTACATTGCGGCTGCTGCGGCACAGTTGTCTGCGGTTGAGACGGTACTGTTCCAAGAGCAGGCTTACAGCGGCTCTATAACCTATAACGAAAAAGCTCAGCCCGGTGATGCGGTGTTTGCGAGGCTTTCGATTAAGCTTTCCCCCACAGTGCGCAACGGAGCTTTGCAAAATCCTGCTGCAGTTCTACAGTTTTTTAATGGGAAAAAGAATATTGCTTCCGCGCAGTTTTTCTTGACAAATCCTAAAAGTTCAAATTCTCAAAAACTCGCGGCGGGAACAGCTGATATGCTGGCGGGCATTCCACTTTCGACATGGCTTTCCGACAAAGATACCTATTTGCTTAAGGTAATTATTTCCGCTGCGGGAGCACCGGAAAAAGAGGTGTTGCTCCCCCTTGCTATTCCGGAAAAGCAATTTATTTCCGAACGTATTCCGCTTGATGCACGGAATACGGGGATTAGGCGAGATACAAGTCCTGAGCGCGCCGCACAAATTGAAAAGCTCAATAACATTCTTGCAGCCGTTACCCCGCAGGATGTGTATGCATTGAAGCCTTTTACGCTTCCGGTGGAGTCAAAACGTATCACGTCCGGATTTGGAGACCGGCGTATCTTTGAATATACCGACAAAACGACAAGCATATCGCTGCATTACGGAATAGATTACGGTGTGCCGACAGGGACTCCGGTTCACGCATGTGCGGCTGGGAAAGTTATGCTGGCGGAAAGCCGTATTTCCACCGGCTGGAGCGTTGTGATAGAGCACTTGCCCGGACTGTACAGCCTTTATTACCATCTGGATTCGCTGAATGTGCACGAAGGGCAATACGTCAAACAGGGGGAAAAGCTTGGGCGTTCCGGTGCAACGGGACTTGCAACCGGTCCGCATCTGCATTGGGAAATAAGGCTGAATATGGAAGCGGTAAATCCCGAATTCTTTTTAAAGGATTTTAGTTTTTAG
- a CDS encoding DUF3343 domain-containing protein: protein MISGYVITFHTHYEALVCMRSLEKSEAAQNGAIAVKLIPVPRELSSACGTAVKVTIKDGGIFGAENFTNIERDEVFTFDAAGKYTAVGK from the coding sequence ATGATCAGCGGCTACGTAATCACGTTTCATACGCATTACGAAGCGCTTGTCTGTATGCGCAGTCTTGAAAAAAGCGAAGCCGCGCAGAACGGAGCGATTGCCGTTAAACTTATTCCCGTGCCGCGCGAACTCAGCTCCGCCTGCGGTACGGCGGTTAAAGTTACGATAAAAGACGGCGGTATTTTCGGTGCGGAAAACTTTACGAACATCGAACGCGATGAGGTTTTCACTTTTGACGCCGCCGGAAAATATACCGCCGTGGGCAAGTAA
- a CDS encoding sulfurtransferase TusA family protein → MEDYTVDARGLSCPEPVVRTKKAFDAHQNFTVLVDNETSKENVIRFCDKMKAKTAISADGSDWKISVSK, encoded by the coding sequence ATGGAAGATTATACGGTAGATGCGCGGGGACTTTCCTGCCCCGAACCTGTGGTACGGACAAAGAAAGCATTTGATGCTCATCAAAATTTTACCGTACTGGTCGATAACGAAACTTCAAAAGAAAACGTTATCCGCTTTTGTGATAAGATGAAGGCAAAGACCGCTATCTCTGCCGACGGCAGCGATTGGAAAATCAGCGTTTCCAAATGA
- a CDS encoding glycosyltransferase, with protein sequence MSIYFLSRCCFLRSYCVRIPHRKALKIEVFKGIHRFIKVLCMRIAIIAEYYLPEINGVVYHMEALRKGLIEAGHEVLILKPDFKAKHYHITDGILYSPALKLPNLYDYSVSYPYSKIELKLLQEWKPDILHIHTEFSQGIFALYAARQLNVPIVYTCHTMYYDYMHYLGVFKNFKAAKSFINKSILKYTNAAKAVICASTKMEDFLKQCNVTTPIYKIPNACITTDFAEETLNQDQLHALKTQYNIKPDSFAACFCGRLAAEKNLSLTLDFWKDFTADMPNCKLFIIGDGPSKDELERKAKDYGLENSVVFTGKTPHETVKYYYHLCDTYIMTSLSENHSVSALEAIACGIPVVHLYDKENEDQYIEGVTGFAFKDSESFNKILHTIYDKKQRTGESKTLKEEINTAVAKDNYQTMAQKILAVYKHVLAESA encoded by the coding sequence TTGTCTATTTATTTTCTTTCAAGATGTTGCTTTTTAAGGTCTTACTGTGTTAGGATACCGCATAGGAAAGCTTTAAAAATTGAGGTTTTTAAAGGGATCCATAGATTTATTAAGGTTTTATGTATGAGAATTGCCATAATTGCAGAATACTACCTTCCCGAAATAAACGGTGTTGTGTACCACATGGAAGCCTTGAGAAAAGGTTTGATAGAAGCCGGACATGAAGTGCTAATTTTAAAACCTGATTTTAAAGCAAAACACTACCATATTACTGATGGTATTTTATATAGCCCTGCATTAAAATTGCCCAATCTCTATGATTATTCTGTTTCTTATCCGTACAGCAAAATCGAATTAAAACTCTTGCAGGAATGGAAGCCTGATATTCTTCACATCCATACGGAATTCAGTCAGGGCATATTTGCTTTGTATGCAGCACGTCAGCTCAATGTACCGATCGTGTATACTTGTCATACCATGTATTACGACTATATGCATTATTTAGGTGTATTTAAAAATTTTAAAGCGGCAAAAAGTTTTATCAATAAGAGCATTTTAAAATATACCAATGCCGCCAAAGCAGTTATCTGTGCGTCTACAAAGATGGAGGATTTTCTCAAACAATGTAACGTAACAACACCGATTTATAAAATTCCCAACGCTTGTATTACAACCGATTTTGCCGAGGAAACACTGAATCAAGATCAATTACATGCACTAAAGACTCAATACAATATAAAACCGGATAGTTTTGCGGCTTGCTTTTGTGGAAGATTGGCTGCAGAGAAAAATCTTTCTTTGACATTAGATTTTTGGAAAGATTTTACGGCCGATATGCCGAATTGTAAACTATTTATAATCGGAGACGGGCCATCCAAAGATGAACTTGAACGGAAGGCAAAAGATTATGGCCTTGAAAATTCGGTTGTTTTTACAGGAAAGACCCCGCACGAAACCGTTAAATACTATTATCACCTATGTGATACATATATTATGACGTCCCTTTCCGAAAACCATTCGGTTTCAGCTTTGGAAGCAATTGCTTGCGGTATTCCCGTAGTACATCTGTACGATAAAGAGAACGAAGATCAATATATTGAAGGTGTAACGGGATTTGCCTTTAAAGATTCAGAGTCATTCAATAAAATTCTGCACACCATTTATGATAAAAAGCAACGTACCGGCGAGAGTAAAACCCTTAAAGAGGAAATAAATACAGCGGTAGCAAAAGATAATTATCAAACGATGGCGCAAAAAATTTTAGCTGTTTACAAACACGTACTTGCTGAATCGGCGTAA
- a CDS encoding carbohydrate ABC transporter permease, with protein sequence MKQNNFSRAILYLAPALIILVTFNLYPAVKVFLMSFYTKYNYFKHHVYEYGLDNYLALAKDEQFIAACINTLKFVLISVPISIILSLLISVSLVKNNKINTIIRNIYFLPFITSTVAVAVVFRWIFHSRFGLLNYALGIVGIKPIAWLTDSRYAMTALIILCVWKTLGYNILIILTGLRNIPQHYYSAARIDGAVPYKIFFRITLPLLMPTVFFVSVTSLIGAFKTFSEVYALFHRSAGPLNACMTIVYFIYDKLVNQFSYGISAAASFILFFVILLLTVLSFAVARLLNKHYGLKR encoded by the coding sequence ATGAAACAAAATAATTTTTCAAGAGCTATTCTTTATTTAGCCCCTGCCTTGATCATATTGGTTACCTTTAATTTATATCCTGCAGTTAAAGTTTTCTTAATGAGCTTTTACACAAAATACAATTATTTTAAACACCATGTATATGAGTATGGATTGGATAACTATCTTGCACTGGCTAAAGACGAACAATTTATTGCCGCTTGTATCAATACATTAAAATTCGTATTAATCAGCGTACCTATTTCAATTATATTATCATTATTGATCTCCGTTTCGTTGGTAAAAAATAATAAAATCAATACCATTATCCGCAACATATACTTTCTGCCTTTTATAACCAGTACGGTTGCCGTAGCTGTGGTATTCCGATGGATATTTCATTCGCGTTTCGGATTGCTTAACTATGCACTAGGAATAGTCGGAATAAAACCAATCGCATGGCTCACCGATTCCCGATACGCTATGACGGCATTGATTATTTTATGCGTATGGAAAACATTAGGCTATAATATTCTGATTATTCTTACCGGATTGCGGAATATTCCTCAACATTATTATTCGGCTGCAAGAATAGACGGAGCCGTACCATATAAGATATTTTTTAGAATAACGCTTCCGTTGTTAATGCCTACGGTATTTTTTGTGTCTGTCACTTCGCTTATAGGAGCGTTTAAAACATTTTCGGAAGTGTATGCATTATTCCATAGATCGGCAGGGCCTCTAAATGCATGTATGACCATCGTTTACTTTATTTATGACAAATTGGTAAATCAATTTTCGTATGGAATATCCGCGGCGGCATCGTTTATTTTATTCTTCGTTATTCTCCTGTTGACCGTATTAAGTTTTGCCGTTGCAAGATTATTAAATAAGCATTATGGACTAAAAAGGTAA
- a CDS encoding glycosyltransferase → MRIAIITECYLPEINGAVYHIEALRKGLIELGHDVLIVKPDANTKHHHITDGILYSPAVKLHNLYNYSVSYPHSRIRLRLLKEWRPDIIHIHHEFSQGLFALYAGRKLNIPIVYTCHSMYYDYIHYFGALQNFQAVKDFIDHGILRYTNAAKAVICASTKLEDFLKQCKVTTPIYKIPNACITTDFAEETLNQDVVHNLKIQYNIKPDDFIACFCGRLAAEKNLSLTLEYWKNFTADMSNAKLFIIGNGPARAELEQQAKDYGLTNSVIFTGAVLHENIKYYYHLCDAYIMTSLSENHSVSALEAIACGIPVVHLYDKENEDQYIEGVTGFAFKDAGEFNKILHDIYNRKQRAKDDKALKEEISAAAIKDNYQTMTKKIVDVYRQVLAETGRTDTGSSE, encoded by the coding sequence ATGCGAATTGCTATTATTACCGAATGCTATCTGCCGGAAATCAACGGCGCTGTGTATCATATTGAAGCGCTAAGAAAAGGCTTAATTGAATTAGGGCATGATGTTCTTATCGTTAAACCTGACGCAAACACAAAACACCATCATATTACCGACGGTATCCTATATAGTCCCGCCGTAAAATTACATAATCTGTATAATTATTCCGTTTCCTATCCGCACAGCAGAATCAGATTAAGACTACTGAAAGAATGGAGACCCGATATTATCCATATCCACCATGAGTTCAGCCAAGGGTTATTCGCTCTCTATGCAGGGCGTAAACTTAATATACCGATTGTATACACCTGCCATAGTATGTACTATGACTATATTCACTATTTCGGCGCACTACAAAATTTTCAAGCGGTAAAAGATTTTATCGACCATGGAATTTTACGGTATACCAATGCCGCTAAAGCGGTTATCTGTGCATCCACAAAACTGGAAGATTTCTTAAAGCAGTGCAAAGTAACAACGCCGATTTATAAAATCCCGAATGCTTGTATTACAACCGATTTTGCCGAAGAAACGCTTAATCAGGATGTAGTGCATAATCTTAAAATACAATACAACATAAAACCGGACGATTTTATTGCCTGCTTTTGCGGACGGCTGGCAGCAGAAAAAAATCTTTCCCTCACGTTAGAATACTGGAAAAATTTTACGGCCGATATGTCGAATGCTAAATTATTTATAATAGGAAACGGTCCCGCAAGAGCTGAACTGGAACAGCAAGCAAAAGATTACGGCCTTACAAATTCCGTTATTTTTACCGGCGCCGTACTGCATGAAAATATCAAGTACTATTATCATCTTTGTGATGCATATATTATGACATCCTTGTCCGAAAACCATTCGGTTTCGGCTTTGGAAGCAATTGCCTGCGGTATTCCCGTAGTACACCTTTACGACAAGGAAAACGAAGATCAATATATTGAAGGTGTAACCGGTTTTGCCTTTAAGGATGCCGGTGAGTTCAATAAAATTCTGCATGACATTTATAATAGAAAACAACGTGCTAAGGATGATAAAGCCCTTAAAGAAGAAATAAGTGCGGCAGCCATAAAAGACAATTATCAAACGATGACGAAAAAAATTGTGGATGTTTACCGGCAGGTGCTTGCCGAAACCGGGCGCACAGATACCGGCAGCAGCGAATAA
- the selD gene encoding selenide, water dikinase SelD has translation MSCAIPDKNFSLIKSSSYSGUGAKLSAGALDGLLKSFSICSDPRLLVGFDTSDDAAVYKINDETALIFTADFFPAITDDPYMFGQIAAANALSDIYAMGGTPKLALNLFCISEKMPEPVIKEILRGGADKAFEAGAIICGGHTIYDSIPKYGLAVTGFVHPDKILRNSACKEGDVLILTKPIGSGILTTAAKADMIGAEDLKNVYQVMAFLNAAACGIMTKYEVHACTDITGFGLLGHLYEMGKGSGVSIELAYQSLPIFDAAVEYAEMGFIPAGAYSNRNFVGDNAALDEVPRAYQDILFDPQTSGGLVISVAQKDAQSLYTELCAALEPTVCGKPAIIGTVAARNDKIVRVKA, from the coding sequence ATGAGTTGTGCAATTCCGGATAAAAATTTCAGCTTGATTAAATCTTCATCCTATTCCGGATGAGGGGCAAAATTAAGTGCGGGTGCACTGGACGGCTTACTCAAAAGCTTTTCTATTTGCTCCGATCCCCGGTTATTGGTGGGCTTCGACACATCGGACGATGCGGCTGTTTATAAAATCAATGACGAAACAGCTTTAATCTTTACGGCCGATTTTTTCCCTGCGATTACGGACGACCCGTATATGTTCGGGCAAATTGCAGCAGCGAATGCGCTCAGCGATATTTATGCAATGGGCGGAACCCCTAAACTGGCCTTGAATCTTTTTTGTATTTCTGAAAAAATGCCCGAACCCGTTATAAAAGAAATACTCAGGGGCGGTGCGGATAAGGCTTTTGAGGCAGGTGCAATTATCTGCGGCGGGCACACCATTTACGACAGTATCCCGAAATACGGGTTAGCGGTAACGGGTTTTGTGCATCCGGATAAAATACTGCGCAATTCCGCTTGTAAAGAAGGCGATGTGCTGATTTTAACCAAACCGATCGGTTCCGGTATTTTAACGACGGCAGCGAAGGCAGATATGATCGGTGCGGAAGACTTAAAAAATGTCTATCAAGTGATGGCCTTTTTAAATGCCGCCGCCTGCGGCATAATGACAAAATACGAAGTCCATGCTTGCACCGACATTACCGGCTTCGGGCTTTTAGGGCACTTATATGAAATGGGAAAGGGGAGCGGCGTCAGCATTGAACTTGCCTATCAATCGCTGCCGATTTTTGACGCTGCCGTCGAATATGCCGAAATGGGTTTTATCCCGGCCGGTGCATATTCAAATAGAAACTTTGTCGGTGATAATGCAGCGCTGGACGAAGTGCCCCGCGCCTATCAGGATATCTTATTTGACCCGCAGACATCAGGCGGTCTTGTTATTTCGGTAGCACAGAAGGACGCCCAAAGTTTATACACGGAGCTTTGTGCCGCACTGGAACCTACCGTTTGCGGGAAACCGGCAATTATCGGCACGGTTGCAGCACGTAATGATAAGATTGTGCGGGTAAAAGCTTAG